CGGGCGCCTTTTCGGGTAACTTTCTGCGGCTGGGTAAGCGTACCCCACCAGGCGCAGCGCCGCGCAGGGCGTATCGCCTTGATCGCAGCGCCGGTGATGACGAGCACCGGCGCAGATTGAGCAACGTGGAGGCTTTGACCCTTTGTTGTTATGCGGTTGGGCGCGTAGACGAATGGTCCAGTCCAAGGCTCGAGGAAGACGTTGGCCATCCTTCCACAACCCCAAAGGGACACTTCAAGACGACCGTCAGGGAAGAGGTCTCCCTGAAGGCGCGGCGCCATAAAGGCATACTGCAAGGGCAAAGTGCTCTCAACCAGACCATCAGGACGGGCATTCGCCATCGGCATCGTCTGCATTTCGCTCTCCTATGACACAGCCTCCGCTGCAGTTGTCCGTCACACATGCGGTGCCCCGCAGGGATCAGCTTGCGAGATGGGAACGTTGTTCAGGTCCTTTGGCGAGATGTCTGGCGGCCAGCATGACTGCGCCGACCATGCCGGCCCTTGGACCGAAGTGACTGTGTTCAATGCGACATGCAAAGGGCAGCAGTGGTGTCAGATGTGCCTTCAGAAGCTCAAAGAACTCGGCTTGGCTACCAATGCCGCCGCCGACAACTGTAATGGCCGGATCCAGCAGCGCGTGGATGGCGGCCAGGCCAACGGATGCCGATCGGGCGATTTCGTCAAGCGCAACGAGCGCTTGGCTGTCTCCACCGCGTGCTGCGGCAAAGAGATCCGAAACCGTGTCTCCGTTGCTGGTAAAGCGATCCCTTATGCCACGGCTTCCCACAGCGTCTTCGTAAAGGCCGTTTTGGGAGAAAGGAGCGATCATGTGCGGAGCTTCGCCGACCGGCAGATATCCGATCTCCCCCGCCCGGCCGAATTCGCCACGCCACAAGTCGCCGTTGAGCACCAACCCCATTCCGACGCCGGTTCCAAATGAAATAAAGACGAGCGACCTCTCACCCCGGCCCGCCCCTGCGGAAGCTTCGGCATAGGCGGCCAGGTTAACATCATTCTCAACGACAACCTCGCATGCAATACGCGATGCCATGAGATCGCGAAGGGACCGATCCGCAGGAAGTGCCAGATTTGGCGACAGTGAACCTAGGCCCGTTGCCGGATTCACCGCGCCCGGGATGCCAATCACAACGCTATCCAGATCGTTGATGCTGCTTCCGATGTCAGCGACCAGATTATGGATCAGGAGAGCCATCTGATCGAGAACCGGCGCACCTTCACCGTGCAGCGTCGCCTCTTCGCGTGTCGCCAGAATGCGACCGTCAGCGTCTGCAATGCCGGCGAGGATCTTGGTGCCGCCAAGATCGACGCCGACGATCCGCCCTACCAGACGAGGTTCACTCGATCCTTTTGGATTTACTGATATCAGCATTTCGACAGTAACAGGCATCGCCGAACTAGGCACTGATTCGATTCCTCATTTGTTCGGTACGTTGACGAATTTACTATGGAGAAGAGCGCCCTGAGTCAAGCGGCGCCGAGAGCGATTTGAGAAAGACGCTCGCGCTTTTCCGCCTGCGCAATTTTTCGTTCTCGGTACCAGATGAAGAGCCCCGAGCCGACGAGCACCAGCGTCCCCAGCAAAGTCCACATTGTCGGTACATCGCCGAAGATCGCAAAGCCGAGAACGAGCACGGCGAGAAACTGAAAGTACTGCAATGGCGCCAGAAACGATGCCTGCGCGTACCGATGAGCCTGAATGTGGAAATAGTGGCTGATGGCACCAAAGAACCCTGTTCCGACGAGCGGCAGCCAATCGGCGTAGTCCGCTGGCCAGACCCAGGTGAACGGCATAAGGGGCGTCAAGATAATCGCGGGAAGGGCGGCCATGATGAGCAGC
This Rhizobium sullae DNA region includes the following protein-coding sequences:
- a CDS encoding ROK family protein; amino-acid sequence: MPSSAMPVTVEMLISVNPKGSSEPRLVGRIVGVDLGGTKILAGIADADGRILATREEATLHGEGAPVLDQMALLIHNLVADIGSSINDLDSVVIGIPGAVNPATGLGSLSPNLALPADRSLRDLMASRIACEVVVENDVNLAAYAEASAGAGRGERSLVFISFGTGVGMGLVLNGDLWRGEFGRAGEIGYLPVGEAPHMIAPFSQNGLYEDAVGSRGIRDRFTSNGDTVSDLFAAARGGDSQALVALDEIARSASVGLAAIHALLDPAITVVGGGIGSQAEFFELLKAHLTPLLPFACRIEHSHFGPRAGMVGAVMLAARHLAKGPEQRSHLAS